One stretch of Fusobacterium sp. DNA includes these proteins:
- a CDS encoding toxin-antitoxin system YwqK family antitoxin has translation MKIGKIKIFIMLIVILLCMIYYNRYSLYQFLPAQSDENYNIINGVMINNDDQKSYTGRLKTALGDRIEIYSYKDGLLDGLNVAYQNGKIKEIGHWKNNLQNGVFKLYTEKGILIDNVVFKDGNRNGTTKQYYNDTGNLRLEAYYIKGLLDGKVKEYYQNKKLYSEVTYSYGKMNGQAQEYYENGGKKVEMHYEFNIPRGPYKMYDSAGQIQLEGIFENEKFIPKSETDADKINLEEVKKE, from the coding sequence ATGAAAATAGGAAAAATTAAAATATTTATAATGCTTATTGTAATTTTATTATGTATGATTTATTATAACAGATATTCACTTTATCAGTTTTTACCTGCTCAATCTGATGAAAATTATAACATTATAAATGGAGTTATGATAAACAATGATGATCAAAAATCATATACAGGTAGGTTAAAGACTGCTCTTGGAGATAGAATTGAAATTTATTCTTATAAAGATGGATTATTAGATGGGCTCAATGTTGCATATCAAAATGGTAAAATTAAAGAAATTGGCCATTGGAAAAATAATTTACAAAATGGAGTATTTAAACTTTATACTGAGAAAGGGATTTTGATTGATAATGTAGTATTTAAAGATGGTAATAGAAATGGAACTACTAAACAGTATTATAATGATACTGGAAATTTACGACTAGAAGCATACTATATTAAAGGACTTTTAGATGGAAAGGTAAAAGAATACTACCAAAATAAGAAATTGTATAGTGAAGTTACTTATAGTTATGGAAAAATGAATGGGCAAGCTCAAGAATATTATGAAAATGGTGGAAAAAAAGTAGAGATGCATTATGAATTTAATATACCCAGAGGTCCTTATAAAATGTATGATTCTGCGGGTCAAATTCAATTGGAAGGAATATTTGAAAATGAAAAGTTTATCCCTAAAAGTGAAACGGATGCTGATAAAATAAATTTGGAGGAGGTTAAAAAAGAATAG
- a CDS encoding putative ABC transporter permease has protein sequence MYRYLFYFLIYSFLGWCVEVCYATLNTRKFINRGFLNGPYCPIYGVGIMCIIYFVFPLKNNMFILFIASVILTSVLEFLTGFILEKIFHYRWWDYSNVPFNICGYICLKFSILWGIACVLVVDIIHPVVEGIISWLPLLVGKIILTVAGTFILIDFLVTVKTVLKLNAKLEKLERIAGDIHRFSDKIGGKVSSDFMAAQDKIEELKRKREELLKNIPWLEKRIMKSFPDMKSTKYNEDTFTAIKDVDKK, from the coding sequence ATGTACAGATACTTATTCTATTTTTTAATTTATTCTTTCTTAGGATGGTGTGTAGAAGTATGTTATGCAACTCTTAATACTAGAAAATTCATAAATAGAGGTTTTTTAAATGGACCTTACTGTCCAATATATGGTGTAGGGATAATGTGTATTATATATTTTGTTTTTCCATTAAAGAATAATATGTTTATTCTCTTCATAGCTTCTGTGATATTAACCTCTGTATTGGAGTTTCTTACTGGATTTATTCTTGAAAAGATATTCCATTATAGATGGTGGGATTATTCAAATGTTCCTTTTAATATATGTGGTTATATATGTTTGAAGTTTTCTATTCTATGGGGAATTGCTTGTGTCTTGGTAGTAGATATTATTCATCCAGTTGTAGAAGGTATTATATCATGGCTTCCATTATTAGTAGGAAAAATAATTTTAACAGTAGCTGGAACTTTTATATTGATAGATTTTCTTGTCACAGTAAAAACTGTGCTAAAGCTTAATGCAAAACTTGAAAAACTGGAAAGAATAGCTGGAGATATTCATAGATTTTCGGATAAAATTGGAGGTAAAGTATCATCAGATTTTATGGCAGCTCAAGATAAAATAGAAGAATTAAAAAGAAAAAGGGAGGAACTATTGAAAAATATTCCATGGTTAGAAAAACGTATTATGAAATCATTTCCAGATATGAAATCTACAAAATATAATGAAGATACATTTACGGCTATAAAAGATGTAGATAAAAAATAA
- a CDS encoding B3/4 domain-containing protein, with protein MSKFVIDNSFWELFPKAKLGVILLKDFKNSNDSPQEVKEFLESSNNIAKSFLTNEIFSENSVIKIYHEAYQKFKTKKGARCSIEALLKRIEKGNPVSSINTLVDIYNAVSLQFALPCGAEDIDTFVGDLQLTVTEGNDSFYLIGDLAPSPTLKGELCYKDDIGAVCRCLNWRDGERTMITDKTKNAFIVIELLAPEREEDLRNALSMLEEKCQKYLYGNIKTTILTIDNAELKL; from the coding sequence ATGAGTAAATTTGTTATAGATAATTCTTTTTGGGAATTATTTCCTAAAGCAAAGTTAGGAGTAATATTATTAAAAGATTTTAAAAATTCTAATGATTCTCCTCAAGAAGTAAAAGAGTTTCTTGAAAGCAGTAATAATATTGCTAAAAGTTTTTTAACTAATGAAATTTTTAGTGAAAACAGTGTAATTAAAATATATCATGAAGCTTATCAAAAATTTAAAACTAAAAAAGGAGCTAGATGCAGTATTGAAGCTCTATTAAAACGTATAGAAAAAGGGAATCCTGTTTCAAGCATTAACACATTAGTAGATATTTATAATGCTGTTTCTCTACAATTTGCTCTGCCTTGTGGTGCTGAAGATATTGATACCTTTGTAGGTGATCTCCAATTAACTGTCACAGAAGGTAATGATTCATTTTATCTAATTGGAGATCTAGCTCCATCTCCTACACTTAAAGGTGAATTATGCTATAAAGATGATATTGGAGCTGTATGTCGTTGCCTTAATTGGCGTGATGGTGAGAGAACAATGATTACAGATAAAACTAAAAATGCTTTTATTGTAATTGAATTATTAGCTCCAGAAAGGGAAGAAGATTTAAGAAATGCTCTAAGCATGTTAGAAGAAAAATGTCAAAAATATCTTTATGGTAATATTAAAACAACAATATTGACTATTGATAATGCTGAATTAAAATTATAA
- a CDS encoding sugar O-acetyltransferase, whose product MRELLGGIGKNFWIAAPFFVDYGNNIYFGNNCEINMNCTFLDDNIIYIEDDALIAPNMQIYTVFHPTNALDRFGEPKEDNSFEFCKTQTAPVTIGNNVWIGGGAIIMPSITIGNNVVIGEEVLLQKIFWTIAYGNPCQVKRENK is encoded by the coding sequence TTGAGAGAATTATTAGGTGGAATAGGTAAAAATTTTTGGATAGCAGCACCATTTTTTGTTGATTATGGAAATAATATTTATTTTGGAAATAATTGTGAAATAAATATGAATTGTACATTTCTGGATGATAATATCATTTATATTGAAGATGATGCTCTAATTGCTCCAAATATGCAGATATATACAGTTTTTCATCCAACAAATGCACTAGATCGATTTGGAGAACCCAAGGAAGATAATTCATTTGAATTTTGTAAAACTCAAACAGCACCAGTTACAATAGGAAATAATGTATGGATTGGTGGTGGTGCTATTATTATGCCTAGTATAACAATTGGAAATAATGTTGTAATTGGAGAAGAAGTATTGTTACAAAAGATATTCTGGACAATAGCATATGGTAATCCTTGTCAAGTAAAGAGGGAAAACAAATAA
- a CDS encoding maltose acetyltransferase domain-containing protein, whose product MTEREKMLAGQLYDRGDAKLLSQWHKAKDLVRNYNNINSTDSK is encoded by the coding sequence ATGACTGAAAGAGAAAAAATGTTAGCAGGACAGCTTTATGATCGTGGAGATGCTAAATTATTATCTCAATGGCATAAGGCAAAAGATTTGGTAAGGAATTATAATAATATCAATTCTACAGACAGTAAATAA